A genome region from Salvia splendens isolate huo1 chromosome 19, SspV2, whole genome shotgun sequence includes the following:
- the LOC121779133 gene encoding ABC transporter C family member 8-like — MDGLDICSIGLPDLRLKLSIIPQEPTLFRGSVRTNLDPLGLYSDDEIWKALEKCQLKSTISELPNLLESFEENWSMGQRQLFCLGRVLFKRNKILVLDKATASIDSNTDAILHRIIEEEFSDCTVLTVAHRIPTVIESDMVLVMSYGTRSSRMKLVEYDEPSRFMEINSSFSKLVAEYWSSCKKNH, encoded by the exons ATGGATGGGCTCGATATTTGCTCTATAGGCCTTCCAGATTTGAGGCTAAAACTCAGCATTATCCCTCAAGAGCCAACTCTGTTTAGAGGAAGTGTTAGAACAAATCTTGATCCATTAGGCCTTTACTCTGATGATGAGATTTGGAAG GCCCTAGAAAAATGCCAACTTAAGTCAACAATCAGTGAACTACCAAACTTACTAGAATCTTTTG AGGAGAACTGGAGCATGGGGCAGAGGCAACTCTTTTGCCTAGGAAGGGTCCTTTTTAAGAGGAACAAGATCTTGGTTCTCGACAAGGCGACCGCCTCAATTGACTCGAACACGGATGCCATTTTGCATAGGATCATCGAGGAGGAGTTCTCCGACTGCACAGTGTTAACTGTGGCGCATCGCATTCCAACTGTGATTGAAAGCGACATGGTGCTGGTCATGTCTTATGGCACGCGTTCTTCGCGGAT GAAGTTGGTGGAGTATGATGAACCTTCAAGGTTTATGGAGATTAATTCTTCATTTTCAAAGCTTGTGGCTGAGTATTGGTCTAGTTGTAAGAAGAATCACTAG
- the LOC121778511 gene encoding uncharacterized protein LOC121778511 isoform X1 has product MAMAQAARLNLRMQKEFKLLLTDPPPGASFPTLSDYHHAGGDSSLTSIDARNSLPLSAHTNIRFIELHYRLQMLNFHFAVLQGPEGTVYSNGVFKIKIQIPERYPFQPPIVTFATPIYHPNIDNGGRICLDILNLPPKGMWQPSLNISTVLTSIGLLLSEPNPDDGLMHEASRDYKYNRQAFDRDAKSMTEKYAQPGVTDISRDEDGVQTHTSRSTSQTKMEGSVDPICIPEHRKLSLESQGCSRDNGVEMSKMPIHNSSENHTGTAPLKEAINDSFKYTGTSRKLQTGRYKLSPKVPVASHSRNVESGNSCMSNQSPFLEIQTASDSPESSSVQAGNLASLKDEGHEERSHGTSVGKGQQSLHLVKTNLCGDSDEKSQCTPQVTVSHLGLARPQKGLLSSHSSSHGKANPPKDAISRKEYCSKSMSLKKRALVGVMPSADHPRVPQNHLLDGKENMAPYRCLSPQLTEQADTSAMKSAFIPVTAAPKLSKTAAKLPVEPLNQLGGSNENVIMHPENLSRPHLKCLHPASDVRSGKKQPTVEVCDGESAVTLKELVKEVPIPDDVIVLDSEDSDDENIPVRRKLSLTRRCLSRKRKSAF; this is encoded by the exons ATGGCTATGGCGCAGGCTGCGAGATTGAACCTGCGAATGCAAAAGGAATTCAAGCTCCTACTTACCGATCCACCTCCAGGCGCCTCTTTCCCCACTCTTTCCGACTACCACCACGCCGGCGGTGATTCCTCTCTCACCTCCATCGATGCGCGtaactctctccctctctctgctcACACAAATATACGTTTTATCGAATTACATTACCGTCTCCAGATGCTGAATTTTCATTTTGCAGTGCTTCAAGGACCCGAGGGAACCGTATACTCCAATGGCGTTTTCAAAATTAAGATCCAAATACCTGAAAG GTACCCGTTTCAGCCTCCGATTGTGACTTTTGCAACGCCGATATACCATCCTAATATAGACAACGGTGGGCGTATTTGCTTGGATATCCTAAATCTACCGCCCAAG GGCATGTGGCAGCCATCTCTTAACATTTCAACTGTTTTGACAAGCATCGGACTCTTACTAAGTGAACCTAATCCTGATGATGGCCTTATGCATGAAGCA AGCAGAGACTACAAATATAACAGACAAGCTTTTGATCGCGATGCAAAATCCATGACTGAAAAATATGCTCAACCTGGAGTGACTGATATTTCTAGGGACGAAGATGGGGTCCAGACTCATACAAGTAGAAGCACATCACAA ACCAAAATGGAAGGATCAGTTGATCCCATATGCATTCCTGAGCACAGGAAGCTATCACTGGAGTCTCAAGGATGCAGTAGGGACAATGGTGTGGAGATGTCTAAAATGCCAATTCATAATTCCTCAGAGAACCATACTGGAACTGCACCGCTTAAAGAAGCTATCAATGATTCATTTAAATACACGGGGACTTCTAGAAAATTACAAACCGGAAGATATAAACTGTCACCAAAAGTTCCAGTTGCTTCCCACAGTAGAAACGTAGAAAGTGGAAATAGCTGCATGTCAAATCAGAGTCCATTTTTGGAAATCCAAACTGCTTCAGATTCTCCAGAGTCCTCGTCTGTCCAGGCTGGGAACTTAGCATCCTTGAAAGATGAAGGCCATGAAGAAAGAAGCCACGGCACGAGTGTTGGTAAAGGACAGCAATCGTTACACCTTGTTAAGACAAACCTGTGTGGGGACTCTGACGAAAAATCACAATGCACTCCCCAGGTGACTGTTTCCCATCTTGGTTTAGCCAGGCCACAAAAAGGCTTGTTGTCGTCTCATAGTAGCAGCCACGGTAAAGCCAATCCTCCTAAAGATGCTATTTCCAGAAAAGAATATTGCTCCAAAAGTATGAGTCTTAAGAAAAGAGCCTTGGTTGGGGTTATGCCATCTGCAGATCATCCGAGAGTCCCTCAAAATCATTTACTAGATGGTAAAGAGAACATGGCTCCATATCGATGTTTGTCGCCTCAACTGACTGAGCAAGCTGATACATCAGCCATGAAATCAGCTTTTATACCAGTAACTGCAGCTCCTAAACTATCTAAAACAGCTGCAAAGCTTCCAGTAGAGCCTTTGAATCAACTAGGAGGCAGCAACGAGAATGTGATCATGCATCCTGAGAACCTATCACGTCCTCATTTGAAATGTCTGCACCCAGCAAGTGATGTCAGGTCAGGTAAGAAGCAGCCTACTGTTGAGGTTTGTGATGGAGAGAGTGCGGTCACATTAAAAGAACTGGTAAAGGAGGTGCCAATACCTGATGATGTAATCGTCTTGGATAGTGAAGATAGTGATGATGAAAATATCCCTGTGAGGCGCAAGTTGTCCCTAACCAGAAGATGCTTGTCTAGGAAGCGGAAATCGGCCTTCTGA
- the LOC121780006 gene encoding probable chlorophyll(ide) b reductase NYC1, chloroplastic isoform X1: MTTVAKLPLPPLDCHNHSLQPPPSRIILRDAVNVKSRRRIWIRPCRSFKSDQEGSGFREREKKVTESREEKSVNKFVEGIRDAVWRMSKPSLRSEAMEKLEETLFSWSMHIGRYIVTMLSTGVILLIGFQLSGGDDQMNALVWYSWLGGIIIGTMIGSNMVLEEVSRLGPRNVVITGSTRGLGKALAREFILSGDRVIVTSRSAESVDKTVKELSVNLKQVVVVTGGSSRKHLRHAKVVGIPCDVSNPEDVSKLANFAVNELGSVDIWVNNAGTNKGFRPLLQFSDEDIQQIVSTNLVGSILCTREALRIMGSQRNGGHIFNMDGAGSGGSSTPLTAVYGSTKCGLRQLQSSLLKESKKSKVGVHTASPGMVLTDLLLSGASVKNKQMFNIICELPETVARTLVPRMRVVKGNGKAINYLTPPRILLALVTAWLRRARWFDDQGRALYAAEADRLRNWAESRTRFSFTDAMEMYTENTWVSVFSLSVVCAFIILSSTSSTMPGT; this comes from the exons ATGACCACGGTGGCGAAGCTGCCCCTTCCGCCGCTCGATTGCCACAACCACTCCCTCCAACCGCCGCCGTCCCGGATAATTCTCCGGGATGCGGTGAATGTGAAGTCACGCAGGAGAATTTGGATTCGGCCATGCAGATCGTTCAAGTCCGATCAGGAAGGTTCTggatttagagagagagagaagaaagtgACGGAGAGTAGAGAGGAGAAAAGCGTCAACAAATTTGTAGAGGGGATTAGAGATGCGGTTTGGAGAATGTCGAAGCCGAGTTTGCGATCGGAAGCTatggagaagttggaagaaaCTTTGTTTTCT TGGTCTATGCACATCGGAAGATATATTGTGACAATGTTAAGTACTGGAGTCATACTGCTAATCGGGTTTCAGTTGTCAG GTGGGGATGATCAAATGAATGCTTTAGTTTGGTATAGCTGGCTTGGGGGGATCATTATTGGAACAATGATTGGTTCCAATATGGTCTTGGAGGAAGTCAGTCGATTGGGCCCTCGCAATGTTGTTATAACGGGAAG TACTCGAGGACTTGGAAAAGCTCTAGCTCGTGAATTCATACTTTCAGGTGACAGAGTCATTGTAACTTCTCGGag CGCTGAATCTGTGGACAAGACCGTCAAAGAACTATCAGTGAATCTGAAGCAGGTTGTAGTTGTTACAGGTGGATCATCTAGAAAACATTTAAGACATGCAAAAGTTGTGGGAATTCCATGTGATGTATCTAATCCCGAAGATGTTAGCAAATTAGCAAATTTTGCTGTGAATGAACTTGGTTCCGTTGATATCTGG GTAAACAATGCAGGGACAAACAAGGGGTTCAGGCCCTTGCTGCAGTTTAGTGATGAAGACATACAACAG ATTGTGTCTACAAATTTGGTTGGCTCAATACTTTGCACTCGTGAAGCATTACGAATCATGGGCAGCCAGAGAAATGGAGGTCATATTTTCAACATGGATGGAGCAGGATCTGGGGGATCCAGCACCCCACTAACAGCCGT ATATGGATCGACAAAATGTGGTCTTAGGCAGCTTCAATCGTCACTCTTGAAGGAGagcaaaaaatcaaaagtcggcgtCCACACAGCTTCACCAGGCATGGTACTTACTGACCTGCTATTAAG TGGTGCAAGTGTGAAAAACAAGCAAATGTTCAACATTATCTGCGAGCTTCCAGAGACAGTTGCTAGAACCTTGGTTCCACGAATGAGGGTTGTCAAGGGAAATGGGAAAGCCATAAACTATTTGACACCGCCAAGAATTTTACTCGCTCTAGTCACTGCATGGCTAAGACGTGCTCGCTGGTTTGATGACCAG GGACGGGCACTCTATGCTGCAGAGGCAGATAGGCTCCGCAACTGGGCTGAGAGTCGAACCCGTTTCTCGTTCACTGATGCCATGGAGATGTATACTGAGAACACTTGGGTTTCTGTCTTTTCACTTTCAGTGGTTTGTGCCTTCATCATCTTGTCAAGTACGAGTAGTACGATGCCGGGGACCTGA
- the LOC121778511 gene encoding uncharacterized protein LOC121778511 isoform X2, protein MAMAQAARLNLRMQKEFKLLLTDPPPGASFPTLSDYHHAGGDSSLTSIDALLQGPEGTVYSNGVFKIKIQIPERYPFQPPIVTFATPIYHPNIDNGGRICLDILNLPPKGMWQPSLNISTVLTSIGLLLSEPNPDDGLMHEASRDYKYNRQAFDRDAKSMTEKYAQPGVTDISRDEDGVQTHTSRSTSQTKMEGSVDPICIPEHRKLSLESQGCSRDNGVEMSKMPIHNSSENHTGTAPLKEAINDSFKYTGTSRKLQTGRYKLSPKVPVASHSRNVESGNSCMSNQSPFLEIQTASDSPESSSVQAGNLASLKDEGHEERSHGTSVGKGQQSLHLVKTNLCGDSDEKSQCTPQVTVSHLGLARPQKGLLSSHSSSHGKANPPKDAISRKEYCSKSMSLKKRALVGVMPSADHPRVPQNHLLDGKENMAPYRCLSPQLTEQADTSAMKSAFIPVTAAPKLSKTAAKLPVEPLNQLGGSNENVIMHPENLSRPHLKCLHPASDVRSGKKQPTVEVCDGESAVTLKELVKEVPIPDDVIVLDSEDSDDENIPVRRKLSLTRRCLSRKRKSAF, encoded by the exons ATGGCTATGGCGCAGGCTGCGAGATTGAACCTGCGAATGCAAAAGGAATTCAAGCTCCTACTTACCGATCCACCTCCAGGCGCCTCTTTCCCCACTCTTTCCGACTACCACCACGCCGGCGGTGATTCCTCTCTCACCTCCATCGATGCGC TGCTTCAAGGACCCGAGGGAACCGTATACTCCAATGGCGTTTTCAAAATTAAGATCCAAATACCTGAAAG GTACCCGTTTCAGCCTCCGATTGTGACTTTTGCAACGCCGATATACCATCCTAATATAGACAACGGTGGGCGTATTTGCTTGGATATCCTAAATCTACCGCCCAAG GGCATGTGGCAGCCATCTCTTAACATTTCAACTGTTTTGACAAGCATCGGACTCTTACTAAGTGAACCTAATCCTGATGATGGCCTTATGCATGAAGCA AGCAGAGACTACAAATATAACAGACAAGCTTTTGATCGCGATGCAAAATCCATGACTGAAAAATATGCTCAACCTGGAGTGACTGATATTTCTAGGGACGAAGATGGGGTCCAGACTCATACAAGTAGAAGCACATCACAA ACCAAAATGGAAGGATCAGTTGATCCCATATGCATTCCTGAGCACAGGAAGCTATCACTGGAGTCTCAAGGATGCAGTAGGGACAATGGTGTGGAGATGTCTAAAATGCCAATTCATAATTCCTCAGAGAACCATACTGGAACTGCACCGCTTAAAGAAGCTATCAATGATTCATTTAAATACACGGGGACTTCTAGAAAATTACAAACCGGAAGATATAAACTGTCACCAAAAGTTCCAGTTGCTTCCCACAGTAGAAACGTAGAAAGTGGAAATAGCTGCATGTCAAATCAGAGTCCATTTTTGGAAATCCAAACTGCTTCAGATTCTCCAGAGTCCTCGTCTGTCCAGGCTGGGAACTTAGCATCCTTGAAAGATGAAGGCCATGAAGAAAGAAGCCACGGCACGAGTGTTGGTAAAGGACAGCAATCGTTACACCTTGTTAAGACAAACCTGTGTGGGGACTCTGACGAAAAATCACAATGCACTCCCCAGGTGACTGTTTCCCATCTTGGTTTAGCCAGGCCACAAAAAGGCTTGTTGTCGTCTCATAGTAGCAGCCACGGTAAAGCCAATCCTCCTAAAGATGCTATTTCCAGAAAAGAATATTGCTCCAAAAGTATGAGTCTTAAGAAAAGAGCCTTGGTTGGGGTTATGCCATCTGCAGATCATCCGAGAGTCCCTCAAAATCATTTACTAGATGGTAAAGAGAACATGGCTCCATATCGATGTTTGTCGCCTCAACTGACTGAGCAAGCTGATACATCAGCCATGAAATCAGCTTTTATACCAGTAACTGCAGCTCCTAAACTATCTAAAACAGCTGCAAAGCTTCCAGTAGAGCCTTTGAATCAACTAGGAGGCAGCAACGAGAATGTGATCATGCATCCTGAGAACCTATCACGTCCTCATTTGAAATGTCTGCACCCAGCAAGTGATGTCAGGTCAGGTAAGAAGCAGCCTACTGTTGAGGTTTGTGATGGAGAGAGTGCGGTCACATTAAAAGAACTGGTAAAGGAGGTGCCAATACCTGATGATGTAATCGTCTTGGATAGTGAAGATAGTGATGATGAAAATATCCCTGTGAGGCGCAAGTTGTCCCTAACCAGAAGATGCTTGTCTAGGAAGCGGAAATCGGCCTTCTGA
- the LOC121780006 gene encoding probable chlorophyll(ide) b reductase NYC1, chloroplastic isoform X2: protein MTTVAKLPLPPLDCHNHSLQPPPSRIILRDAVNVKSRRRIWIRPCRSFKSDQEGSGFREREKKVTESREEKSVNKFVEGIRDAVWRMSKPSLRSEAMEKLEETLFSWSMHIGRYIVTMLSTGVILLIGFQLSGGDDQMNALVWYSWLGGIIIGTMIGSNMVLEEVSRLGPRNVVITGSTRGLGKALAREFILSGDRVIVTSRSAESVDKTVKELSVNLKQVNNAGTNKGFRPLLQFSDEDIQQIVSTNLVGSILCTREALRIMGSQRNGGHIFNMDGAGSGGSSTPLTAVYGSTKCGLRQLQSSLLKESKKSKVGVHTASPGMVLTDLLLSGASVKNKQMFNIICELPETVARTLVPRMRVVKGNGKAINYLTPPRILLALVTAWLRRARWFDDQGRALYAAEADRLRNWAESRTRFSFTDAMEMYTENTWVSVFSLSVVCAFIILSSTSSTMPGT, encoded by the exons ATGACCACGGTGGCGAAGCTGCCCCTTCCGCCGCTCGATTGCCACAACCACTCCCTCCAACCGCCGCCGTCCCGGATAATTCTCCGGGATGCGGTGAATGTGAAGTCACGCAGGAGAATTTGGATTCGGCCATGCAGATCGTTCAAGTCCGATCAGGAAGGTTCTggatttagagagagagagaagaaagtgACGGAGAGTAGAGAGGAGAAAAGCGTCAACAAATTTGTAGAGGGGATTAGAGATGCGGTTTGGAGAATGTCGAAGCCGAGTTTGCGATCGGAAGCTatggagaagttggaagaaaCTTTGTTTTCT TGGTCTATGCACATCGGAAGATATATTGTGACAATGTTAAGTACTGGAGTCATACTGCTAATCGGGTTTCAGTTGTCAG GTGGGGATGATCAAATGAATGCTTTAGTTTGGTATAGCTGGCTTGGGGGGATCATTATTGGAACAATGATTGGTTCCAATATGGTCTTGGAGGAAGTCAGTCGATTGGGCCCTCGCAATGTTGTTATAACGGGAAG TACTCGAGGACTTGGAAAAGCTCTAGCTCGTGAATTCATACTTTCAGGTGACAGAGTCATTGTAACTTCTCGGag CGCTGAATCTGTGGACAAGACCGTCAAAGAACTATCAGTGAATCTGAAGCAG GTAAACAATGCAGGGACAAACAAGGGGTTCAGGCCCTTGCTGCAGTTTAGTGATGAAGACATACAACAG ATTGTGTCTACAAATTTGGTTGGCTCAATACTTTGCACTCGTGAAGCATTACGAATCATGGGCAGCCAGAGAAATGGAGGTCATATTTTCAACATGGATGGAGCAGGATCTGGGGGATCCAGCACCCCACTAACAGCCGT ATATGGATCGACAAAATGTGGTCTTAGGCAGCTTCAATCGTCACTCTTGAAGGAGagcaaaaaatcaaaagtcggcgtCCACACAGCTTCACCAGGCATGGTACTTACTGACCTGCTATTAAG TGGTGCAAGTGTGAAAAACAAGCAAATGTTCAACATTATCTGCGAGCTTCCAGAGACAGTTGCTAGAACCTTGGTTCCACGAATGAGGGTTGTCAAGGGAAATGGGAAAGCCATAAACTATTTGACACCGCCAAGAATTTTACTCGCTCTAGTCACTGCATGGCTAAGACGTGCTCGCTGGTTTGATGACCAG GGACGGGCACTCTATGCTGCAGAGGCAGATAGGCTCCGCAACTGGGCTGAGAGTCGAACCCGTTTCTCGTTCACTGATGCCATGGAGATGTATACTGAGAACACTTGGGTTTCTGTCTTTTCACTTTCAGTGGTTTGTGCCTTCATCATCTTGTCAAGTACGAGTAGTACGATGCCGGGGACCTGA